In Psychrobacter immobilis, a single genomic region encodes these proteins:
- the narH gene encoding nitrate reductase subunit beta codes for MKIRSQVGMVLNLDKCIGCHTCSVTCKNVWTSREGMEYAWFNNVESKPGIGYPKEWENQTKWKGGWIRNANGTINPRIGGKFRVLANIFANPDLPEIDDYYEPFDFDYQHLHTAPISNHQPIARPRSAITGKRMQKIEWGPNWEEILGSEFEKRRKDKNFDNIQAEIYGEYENTFMMYLPRLCEHCLNPTCVASCPSGAIYKREEDGIVLIDQEKCRGWRMCISGCPYKKIYYNWKSGKSEKCIFCYPRIEAGLPTVCSETCVGRIRYLGVLLYDADKIAEAASTPNEQDLYQAQLDVFLDPNDPAVIAQALKDGVPQSVIDSAQRSPVYKLAMDWKLALPLHPEYRTLPMVWYVPPLSPIQNAAEAGKVGMDGLIPDVDSLRIPLRYLANMLTAGDEEPVRLALKRLLAMRSYKRMQLVEKQEVQSILDDVGLTKLQVEEMYRYLAIANYEDRFVIPTAHREEALSDAFAERNGCGFTFGEGCSGHSDNSMFGQRKTNRRDFIDTVQKWES; via the coding sequence ATGAAAATTCGTTCGCAAGTCGGCATGGTGCTTAACCTTGATAAATGTATCGGTTGTCACACCTGCTCAGTCACCTGTAAAAACGTCTGGACCAGCCGTGAAGGTATGGAATATGCGTGGTTTAACAACGTTGAGTCAAAACCCGGTATCGGCTATCCCAAAGAGTGGGAGAACCAAACCAAATGGAAAGGCGGTTGGATACGTAATGCCAATGGCACTATCAATCCGCGTATCGGTGGTAAGTTCAGAGTACTCGCCAATATCTTTGCCAACCCTGACCTACCAGAGATTGATGACTATTACGAGCCGTTTGATTTCGATTATCAGCATTTACATACTGCGCCTATCAGCAACCATCAACCTATCGCCCGCCCGCGCTCAGCCATTACTGGCAAACGTATGCAAAAGATTGAATGGGGTCCTAACTGGGAAGAAATCCTTGGCTCAGAGTTTGAAAAACGTCGCAAAGATAAGAACTTTGACAATATTCAAGCGGAGATTTATGGCGAGTACGAAAACACCTTTATGATGTATTTGCCACGTCTGTGCGAGCATTGCTTGAACCCAACTTGTGTGGCGTCATGCCCAAGTGGCGCGATTTATAAGCGTGAAGAAGACGGCATTGTCTTGATTGACCAAGAAAAATGTCGCGGCTGGCGCATGTGTATCTCAGGCTGCCCGTATAAAAAGATTTACTACAACTGGAAGTCGGGGAAATCTGAAAAATGCATCTTCTGTTATCCACGTATTGAAGCTGGCTTGCCGACCGTTTGTTCAGAAACCTGTGTTGGTCGTATCCGCTACTTGGGCGTACTGCTTTATGACGCGGACAAAATCGCTGAAGCAGCAAGCACACCTAACGAGCAAGACCTTTATCAAGCACAGTTAGACGTATTTTTAGATCCAAACGACCCTGCCGTTATCGCCCAAGCATTAAAAGACGGTGTACCGCAATCGGTCATTGATTCAGCCCAGCGCTCACCAGTTTATAAGCTAGCGATGGATTGGAAACTTGCGCTACCGCTACACCCTGAATATCGCACGCTACCGATGGTTTGGTATGTACCGCCATTATCACCGATTCAAAATGCTGCTGAAGCAGGCAAAGTCGGTATGGATGGTTTGATTCCAGATGTCGACAGCTTACGTATTCCACTGCGTTATTTAGCAAACATGCTTACCGCAGGCGATGAAGAGCCAGTTCGTCTAGCATTGAAGCGCCTACTTGCTATGCGTAGCTACAAGCGTATGCAATTGGTCGAAAAACAAGAAGTCCAAAGTATTTTGGATGATGTGGGTTTGACCAAGCTGCAAGTGGAAGAGATGTACCGCTACTTGGCTATCGCCAACTACGAAGATCGCTTTGTGATTCCAACGGCGCATCGTGAAGAAGCATTGAGTGATGCATTCGCTGAGCGTAATGGTTGCGGATTCACCTTTGGCGAAGGCTGTTCAGGACATTCGGACAATAGCATGTTTGGACAACGCAAAACCAATC